A DNA window from Lachancea thermotolerans CBS 6340 chromosome G complete sequence contains the following coding sequences:
- the FIR1 gene encoding Fir1p (some similarities with uniprot|P40020 Saccharomyces cerevisiae YER032W FIR1 Protein involved in 3' mRNA processing interacts with Ref2p potential Cdc28p substrate), with the protein MLDPGPSTPTKQQGVEHDKQELPSCLKSSEKRRSSPYNHKHSTSQVRFSLPLEDDSQSLLDEDEEPVRVSPTKVVFPKGSEEDMTTHFVDLHNKIMVDVPEEIWRFHNERNAQQLQKMSVKGQKGHGRAQSLQSIIAGTIQSYQSPAAENTHSRSLSCTSSRLKPSELYLRSDSPLNKYKVPVPLEVTLPPYLSPDKKTKRRESMIYDGEGYSLFFEDSDVQEERDPFDPNSSADRSESEGSDISIPSASHDYSFEVGQDIDKILGIDEDANVNLKNQVRNLLNKSPSKKAFLSLEQPQLPKLPRSQPKVEPFQEEKPVKLKLPPSQLKTKPTQEEKPVEITKSYALKILSSPSKTITLPDFNEPVSSSNRNSLAEFFARVDCEDNTHPVTVEHEGKDEINEFFKFPAIQQEDKTTETQPIDENLQVNEGELDNSFERRRKMLQNRASTDDFRTRHSHARSRSFHNSQEMFNAKLTSSGILSSNLEAPERSPKRSSIKSVTFKEGLPGADVEANAKSTPTKSSTLQANRNCELDKGPVSEEEEEEEEESFSFTLSEHEQKDSAESGIIARPAELLETAHKNSQPAQDTDELSHKSGLSYHNSSSSLAMDFFSDVISDADSSDFIHSTGTSSVKNLSSSKSDSSISLIGANAKPGDNITPLSTYNSFKTPLDSPQTANDPSLIECRLTHDNRLSPSRQLSNDRSQSSECSADTMPSQPSSATTYSHNDWKQSMEVFSYINKKSGNNFVSGRRAKRGNNPALVAGEIQPSYSGYRVTKEEIGGRLVDIILLDEPGNNDCAPKRRPRSYHEDALQHYDQVLALCDMTADRAKSVIMNLVEDPSHTNQVSEPLSRPVPPPSYLKSHEKPIKENRSPKGLAHTSLNNNMPSRPQKYISNLEKLRRASKERSNSPDRRLRENC; encoded by the coding sequence ATGCTCGACCCAGGCCCTAGCACGCCTACTAAGCAGCAGGGTGTTGAGCATGACAAACAAGAACTGCCGTCATGTCTTAAGAGCAGCGAAAAACGCAGATCGTCACCTTACAACCATAAGCATAGCACATCTCAAGTGAGATTCTCACTACCCTTAGAAGATGACTCTCAATCTTTActggatgaagatgaagagcccGTGCGGGTGTCTCCCACTAAGGTCGTTTTCCCGAAGGGATCGGAGGAGGATATGACAACTCACTTTGTTGATCTTCACAACAAGATAATGGTTGACGTTCCGGAAGAGATTTGGCGTTTCCACAATGAACGCAATGCACAACAGCTACAAAAGATGTCGGTGAAAGGACAGAAGGGGCACGGCCGCGCCCAGTCCCTGCAGTCAATAATTGCCGGCACCATCCAAAGCTACCAAAGCCCTGCCGCTGAAAATACGCATTCTCGGTCTTTGAGTTGCACTTCATCACGCCTCAAACCAAGCGAATTGTACCTCAGATCGGACTCTCCCCTCAACAAATACAAGGTCCCCGTGCCATTGGAGGTTACGCTACCGCCTTACCTTTCGCCAGACAAGAAGACAAAGCGGCGCGAGAGTATGATCTATGACGGAGAAGGCTATAGTCTTTTTTTCGAAGACAGCGACGTccaggaagaaagagaccctttcgacccCAACTCTTCGGCGGACAGGTCTGAAAGCGAGGGAAGCGACATATCTATTCCATCGGCATCCCATGACTACTCTTTTGAAGTCGGCCAGGATATTGACAAGATATTGGGCATCGATGAGGATGCTAATGTGAACCTCAAGAATCAAGTTCGCAACTTATTGAACAAGTCCCCATCAAAGAAGGCTTTCTTATCGCTGGAACAGCCCCAGCTACCTAAGCTACCGCGTTCTCAACCCAAAGTTGAACCTTTCCAAGAGGAAAAGCCTGTTAAACTTAAATTACCGCCTTCTCagctcaaaacaaagccaactcaagaagaaaagcccGTCGAGATAACGAAAAGTTACGCTCTCAAAATTCTTTCCAGCCCCTCTAAAACAATCACATTACCTGATTTCAACGAACCGGTTTCATCATCTAACAGGAATTCGCTGGCTGAATTCTTCGCTAGAGTCGATTGCGAAGACAACACACATCCCGTTACTGTCGAACATGAAGGAAAGGATGAAATAAAtgagttcttcaagttccCAGCCATTCAACAGGAAGACAAGACTACTGAAACGCAACCAATTGACGAGAATTTGCAAGTAAATGAAGGAGAACTTGACAATTCCTTTGAAAGGCGCAGAAAAATGCTACAAAACAGGGCATCAACAGATGATTTCCGGACGCGACACTCTCACGCGAGAAGCCGCAGTTTTCACAACTCGCAAGAAATGTTCAATGCGAAATTGACTTCGTCCGGTATTTTATCGAGCAACCTGGAAGCGCCCGAACGGTCGCCCAAAAGGTCATCAATTAAATCGGTTACATTCAAGGAAGGCCTCCCTGGAGCTGATGTCGAAGCTAATGCTAAGTCTACGCCGACAAAGAGTAGCACACTACAAGCAAATAGGAATTGTGAGCTTGATAAAGGCCCTGtttcagaagaagaagaagaagaagaagaagaatcaTTTAGTTTTACACTCAGTGAACATGAGCAGAAGGATAGTGCTGAATCCGGGATTATTGCAAGGCCAGCGGAGTTACTAGAAACGGCGCATAAAAATAGCCAACCCGCTCAGGATACCGATGAGCTATCACATAAATCCGGGTTGTCATATCACAATTCAAGCTCCTCTTTAGCGATGGACTTTTTCAGCGATGTCATATCGGACGCTGATTCTTCAGATTTTATCCATTCAACTGGTACGAGCTCtgtcaaaaacttgtcatCAAGCAAAAGTGATAGCAGTATTAGTTTAATTGGTGCTAATGCGAAACCAGGGGATAATATTACACCGTTGTCGACATAcaactctttcaaaacaccTTTGGACTCGCCGCAAACGGCCAATGATCCAAGTCTTATTGAGTGCAGGTTAACCCATGACAACAGGCTTTCTCCATCACGCCAGCTTTCCAATGATAGAAGCCAGTCGTCTGAATGCTCAGCGGATACAATGCCATCACAACCGTCAAGCGCAACAACGTATTCTCATAATGATTGGAAACAGTCGATGGAGGTGTTTAGCtatatcaacaaaaagagcggAAACAACTTTGTGAGTGGTCGCCGTGCAAAGAGGGGAAATAACCCCGCTCTTGTTGCAGGTGAAATACAGCCCTCTTATTCGGGCTATAGAGTaaccaaagaagaaatcgGCGGTCGTTTGGTGGACATAATCTTACTTGATGAACCTGGAAACAATGATTGCGCACCAAAGCGAAGGCCAAGATCTTACCACGAGGATGCCTTACAACATTACGATCAAGTACTTGCGCTTTGTGACATGACCGCAGATAGAGCAAAGAGCGTTATAATGAACCTCGTTGAAGACCCATCACATACAAATCAAGTGTCCGAACCATTATCACGACCAGTGCCCCCGCCTTCGTACTTGAAGTCGCACGAAAAGCCTATAAAGGAGAACCGCAGCCCTAAAGGACTTGCTCACACTAGCTTGAACAATAACATGCCCTCAAGACCACAAAAATACATTTCAAACCTCGAGAAATTAAGAAGGGCTAGTAAAGAGCGCAGCAACTCTCCTGATCGCAGGCTTCGAGAAAATTGTTAG
- the SMB1 gene encoding mRNA splicing protein SMB1 (weakly similar to uniprot|P40018 Saccharomyces cerevisiae YER029C SMB1 associated with U1 U2 U4 and U5 snRNPs as part of the Sm-core that is common to all spliceosomal snRNPs U1 snRNP protein) encodes MWGFDVYYPHLRIFSQFQMNLNSYRSRGRPEMSVKVGHKSKLADLLRYRIRAVTNDGKAFVGELLAFDAHMNLVLAECVEHRIPSTQVQSLKAKAKEVDAQPKIETRTLGLVVLRGDQVLTTVVESGPTMSKRERAVAHDRKQAQLNKHKRKGKGVVRPGASNNAVAPAPGFQRTSQPQPRPFQPPPGFRRR; translated from the coding sequence ATGTGGGGTTTCGATGTCTACTACCCACATTTAAGAATATTTTCTCAATTTCAGATGAACTTAAATTCATATCGCAGTAGAGGCAGGCCAGAGATGAGCGTGAAAGTTGGGCACAAGAGCAAGTTAGCGGACCTGCTGCGCTACCGCATCCGCGCAGTTACCAATGACGGAAAGGCCTTTGTCGGAGAGCTTCTCGCGTTCGATGCACACATGAACCTGGTACTGGCAGAGTGCGTTGAGCACAGGATTCCTAGCACACAAGTGCAGAGCCTCAAGGCCAAAGCAAAGGAAGTAGACGCACAGCCCAAAATCGAGACCCGCACACTGGGACTGGTGGTATTAAGAGGTGACCAAGTGCTGACCACCGTGGTCGAAAGCGGCCCCACAATGAGCAAGAGAGAACGCGCCGTCGCGCATGACAGGAAGCAAGCCCAGCTGAACAAACACAAGCGCAAGGGCAAGGGCGTCGTGCGGCCCGGCGCCTCGAATAACGCCGTGGCGCCGGCCCCGGGTTTCCAGAGAACCTCTCAGCCGCAGCCGCGGCCATTCCAGCCGCCTCCGGGCTTCAGGAGGCGATGA
- a CDS encoding Rab family GTPase (highly similar to uniprot|P51996 Saccharomyces cerevisiae YGL210W YPT32 probably involved in intra-Golgi transport or in the formation of transport vesicles at the most distal Golgi compartment; ras-like GTPase, highly homologous to YPT31), protein MNNEDYGYDYDYLFKIVLIGDSGVGKSNLLSRFTTNEFNMESKSTIGVEFATRTIEVEGKKIKAQIWDTAGQERYRAITSAYYRGAVGALIVYDISKSSSYENCNHWLTELRENADENVAVGLIGNKSDLAHLRAVPTDEAKNFAQENQLLFTETSALNSENVDQAFRELITAIYQMVSKHQVDLNEYGNNAGQAPKGPTISLTPAPAKKNKKSDNCC, encoded by the exons ATGAACAACGAGGACTACGGATATGACTATGACTACTTGTTCAAAA TTGTTTTGATTGGAGACTCGGGTGTAGGTAAGTCGAACCTGCTGTCCAGGTTCACGACAAACGAGTTCAACATGGAATCCAAGTCCACAATTGGCGTCGAGTTTGCTACTAGAACAATCGAGGTTGAGGGAAAGAAAATAAAGGCACAGATCTGGGATACTGCGGGCCAAGAAAGATACCGTGCCATCACATCTGCATACTACAGAGGTGCTGTGGGCGCCCTGATCGTTTATGATATCAGCAAGTCTAGCAGCTACGAAAACTGCAACCATTGGCTCACAGAGCTACGGGAAAACGCAGATGAGAACGTCGCAGTTGGTCTGATCGGGAACAAGTCTGATTTGGCGCATCTGCGCGCCGTGCCAACTGAcgaagccaaaaactttgCCCAAGAAAACCAGTTGCTGTTCACCGAGACCAGTGCTCTGAACAGCGAGAACGTAGACCAGGCATTCCGTGAGCTCATCACTGCCATATACCAAATGGTGAGCAAGCATCAGGTTGACCTGAATGAGTACGGCAACAATGCGGGACAGGCTCCCAAGGGCCCTACTATCAGCCTAACGCCAGCGCCTGCtaagaagaacaagaagtcaGATAACTGTTGCTAG
- the CHZ1 gene encoding Chz1p (weakly similar to uniprot|P40019 Saccharomyces cerevisiae YER030W Hypothetical ORF), whose product MAETKKHELKDQPDKKRVKRRRNYDDYDKEVAAEDSKAKKENKGTGDNGSESESEDDEKLDMMLNKEDEEEDDLAEIDSSNIIQGGRRTRGKVIDYKKTAEALDKESGKASEEPKEELAQKDVAKKSETAEEDEDAEDADFKEPEK is encoded by the coding sequence ATGgcagaaacaaagaagcacGAGCTGAAAGATCAGCCAGACAAGAAAAGAGTCAAGAGACGGAGAAACTACGACGACTACGACAAAGAGGTCGCGGCTGAAGACtccaaggccaagaaggaaaacaagGGCACGGGCGACAACGGCAGCGAGAGTGAAAGCGAAGACGATGAGAAGCTAGATATGATgctgaacaaagaagacgaagaagaggacgacCTGGCCGAAATCGACAGCTCGAACATCATACAAGGTGGTCGCCGCACTAGAGGGAAGGTCATTGATTACAAAAAGACTGCTGAAGCTCTGGACAAAGAAAGCGGGAAAGCCTCTGAAGAGCCAAAGGAAGAGCTCGCCCAGAAAGACGTGGCCAAAAAGTCGGAAACCGCggaggaggacgaggatGCCGAGGACGCGGATTTCAAGGAACCCGAGAAGTAG